In a genomic window of Sulfurisphaera tokodaii str. 7:
- a CDS encoding phosphoenolpyruvate carboxykinase (GTP) produces the protein MRSSFNFLNLLVSDKMIKKIEILNNSYVEEFIEKTAELCNPSSIYLVTSEEDKEYIRRKAIETKEELPLKTLGHTIHFDHPLDQARARDDTFILTDDKIPFVNTKKREDGIREVLSLLKDSMKGREMYVGFYSLGPKNSIFQHLAIQISDSPYVIHSENILYRLDFDDFKGNKQFLKFVHSKGELDIKKRRIMIDLKEDTVYSVNTTYAGNSVGLKKLALRLTIAKAVKEGWLSEHMAIIGFEGDKGTHYFTASFPSGSGKTSTSMMGKLISDDLAFIREINGVARAVNPEIGVFGIIQGINSKDDPIIWEVLHKPNEVIFSNVLMTEDGYVYWEGSDDKRPERGINYEGFWSNDMNKPASHPNARFTVPLTAFKNLDENYDNPDGVEIEGIIFGVRDYDTLIPVVEAFSCSHGIVTIGASMESARTSAVIGKGDEYEFNPMAILDFMPIHLGEYLGNYLEFCKKLKKVPRIFGFNYFLKEGNRFLNSKEDKRVWIKWAVKRVEGSVDVIYTPIGLVPYYEDLKTLFREMLNKEYTIEDYEKQFTLKLDKYLEKNERILKLYKEILAPKEVIAELEQQKERILKYIDKYGKRISPLDLR, from the coding sequence ATGAGATCAAGTTTTAATTTTTTAAACTTGTTAGTTTCAGATAAAATGATTAAAAAAATAGAAATATTAAATAATTCGTATGTAGAGGAATTTATTGAAAAAACTGCTGAATTATGCAATCCCTCATCAATATATCTAGTTACCTCAGAAGAAGACAAAGAGTATATACGAAGAAAAGCAATAGAAACAAAAGAAGAATTACCGTTAAAAACTTTAGGGCATACAATACATTTTGATCACCCCTTAGACCAGGCTAGAGCTAGAGATGATACATTTATACTTACTGATGATAAAATTCCGTTTGTAAATACTAAAAAGAGGGAAGATGGAATAAGAGAGGTTCTCTCTCTGTTAAAGGACTCAATGAAAGGAAGGGAGATGTATGTGGGATTTTACTCATTAGGTCCTAAAAATTCAATTTTTCAGCATTTAGCTATTCAAATATCAGATTCGCCCTATGTAATTCATAGTGAGAACATTCTTTATAGACTCGATTTTGATGATTTTAAAGGAAATAAGCAATTTTTGAAATTCGTTCATTCAAAAGGGGAGTTGGATATAAAAAAGAGGAGAATTATGATAGATCTTAAGGAAGATACTGTTTATAGCGTAAACACAACTTATGCTGGCAATAGCGTTGGGTTGAAGAAATTAGCGTTAAGATTAACTATTGCTAAGGCTGTAAAAGAGGGTTGGTTATCAGAACATATGGCGATTATAGGCTTTGAAGGTGATAAAGGAACTCATTATTTTACGGCTTCTTTTCCATCTGGTAGCGGAAAGACATCAACGTCTATGATGGGGAAACTAATAAGTGATGACCTTGCCTTTATAAGGGAGATTAATGGAGTAGCTAGAGCTGTTAATCCGGAGATAGGCGTATTTGGGATAATTCAAGGGATTAACTCTAAGGACGATCCTATAATATGGGAAGTTTTGCATAAGCCTAATGAGGTGATATTTTCAAATGTATTAATGACAGAGGACGGTTATGTATATTGGGAAGGTAGTGATGATAAGAGACCGGAAAGGGGGATAAATTATGAAGGTTTTTGGAGTAATGACATGAATAAACCTGCATCTCATCCGAATGCAAGGTTTACAGTACCTTTAACAGCTTTTAAGAACCTTGATGAAAATTACGATAATCCAGATGGGGTCGAAATCGAGGGAATAATATTTGGTGTAAGAGATTATGATACGCTAATTCCGGTTGTTGAAGCTTTTTCTTGTTCTCATGGAATTGTAACTATTGGTGCATCAATGGAATCAGCAAGGACTAGTGCTGTGATAGGAAAAGGAGACGAATATGAGTTTAATCCTATGGCTATACTAGATTTTATGCCAATTCATTTAGGAGAATATTTAGGAAATTATCTAGAATTTTGTAAAAAACTTAAAAAAGTTCCTAGAATTTTCGGGTTTAATTATTTTCTTAAAGAGGGGAATAGGTTTCTTAATTCAAAAGAAGACAAAAGGGTTTGGATAAAATGGGCTGTAAAAAGGGTTGAGGGAAGTGTAGATGTAATTTATACACCTATTGGGCTAGTTCCCTATTATGAAGATTTAAAGACATTATTTAGGGAGATGTTAAATAAAGAATATACGATAGAAGATTATGAGAAGCAGTTTACTCTTAAACTTGACAAGTATTTAGAGAAAAATGAAAGGATTCTCAAATTATATAAGGAAATCCTGGCTCCAAAAGAAGTTATAGCAGAATTAGAACAACAGAAGGAAAGGATTCTCAAATATA
- a CDS encoding amidohydrolase family protein — MIKVIDAHVHYHIFAGKIPAHCKEFLEYAKGTKYTLKNEYVELEKIILVPSHPCHSDECSDGFYIDYEERRKNPDLYLQWGEVNPLTCNVKEELEKQYSLGIIGIKLHPVHKGFKPNAYREEEGGLKSLLFVYEFAEDHDLPIMFHTGTSIGVGSRNKYADPIYIDDVAKDFPKLKILLAHAGRPLWYETAFYLVKSLNNVYLEISSIPPKNLLKLLPRINEISKKVIYGSDFPAFKGQDLADYAFQVYSILKDEKIMRDNAKRILKI; from the coding sequence ATGATTAAAGTGATTGATGCTCACGTTCATTATCATATTTTTGCCGGAAAAATACCAGCTCATTGTAAGGAGTTTTTAGAATATGCTAAAGGAACAAAGTATACGTTAAAGAATGAATATGTTGAGCTTGAAAAAATTATTTTGGTTCCTTCTCATCCTTGCCACAGTGATGAATGTTCAGATGGTTTTTACATTGATTATGAAGAAAGAAGAAAAAATCCCGATCTTTATTTGCAATGGGGTGAGGTGAATCCACTAACATGTAACGTTAAGGAAGAGTTAGAAAAACAGTACTCTTTGGGTATAATAGGCATAAAACTTCATCCAGTACATAAGGGATTTAAACCTAATGCTTATAGGGAAGAAGAAGGCGGATTAAAGAGTTTACTCTTCGTCTACGAATTTGCTGAAGACCATGACTTACCAATTATGTTCCATACGGGAACTAGTATAGGTGTTGGAAGCAGGAATAAATACGCTGATCCTATTTATATAGACGATGTTGCTAAAGATTTTCCTAAATTAAAAATACTCTTAGCCCATGCTGGAAGGCCATTATGGTATGAAACAGCATTCTATCTAGTTAAGTCTCTAAATAACGTATACTTAGAAATTTCATCGATACCTCCAAAGAATTTATTGAAATTATTGCCAAGAATAAATGAGATTTCTAAAAAAGTTATTTATGGTAGTGATTTCCCTGCATTTAAGGGTCAAGATTTAGCTGAT